A stretch of the Thermodesulfobacteriota bacterium genome encodes the following:
- a CDS encoding 3-dehydroquinate synthase II, with protein MRKIWIKVDPWDKNIVTAALEGGADGIMVPKGYSEKVKKLGRIQTVSEDGDLSLGKDVIFYPIKSGEDENEIVKLGQSKKVILQCENWTVIPLENLIAKGADVIVQVNNLKEAETVFGILEKGVRHILFHTTDTMELKKVLSLIGSKEERISLETAEIKEVTPIGMGDRVCVDTCTSMVKGQGMMVGNSSSAMFLVHAETVLNPYVSPRPFRINAGPVHAYTKVPGGKTRYLSELSAGDRVLIVDFKGNAVTGVVGRLKIEKRPLMLVRATVNKKEVTTILQNAETIRLTSPEGDPISVVKLSPGDKVLVAVEKGGRHFGHQIDETITER; from the coding sequence ATGCGCAAAATTTGGATTAAAGTCGATCCGTGGGATAAAAATATAGTTACTGCTGCGCTTGAAGGCGGCGCAGACGGCATCATGGTTCCAAAAGGATATTCAGAAAAAGTTAAAAAACTCGGAAGGATACAGACAGTTTCTGAAGACGGTGATTTAAGCTTGGGTAAAGATGTCATTTTTTATCCCATAAAAAGCGGTGAAGATGAGAATGAGATTGTCAAACTGGGACAAAGCAAAAAAGTCATTCTTCAATGTGAAAACTGGACGGTGATCCCGTTGGAAAACTTAATTGCCAAAGGCGCAGATGTGATTGTGCAGGTTAATAACTTAAAAGAAGCCGAAACCGTATTTGGTATTCTGGAAAAAGGAGTGCGGCATATTCTTTTTCACACCACCGATACCATGGAATTAAAAAAAGTCCTTTCTTTGATAGGATCAAAGGAGGAACGTATTTCGCTTGAAACAGCTGAAATTAAAGAAGTAACGCCGATTGGCATGGGCGATAGAGTGTGTGTGGATACCTGCACATCGATGGTCAAAGGGCAAGGAATGATGGTGGGAAACAGCAGCAGCGCCATGTTTCTGGTTCACGCAGAAACGGTTTTAAATCCCTATGTATCTCCCAGGCCATTTCGCATAAATGCAGGTCCGGTTCATGCATATACAAAGGTTCCGGGCGGAAAAACAAGATACCTCTCAGAACTATCGGCCGGTGATAGGGTGTTGATCGTTGATTTCAAGGGCAATGCGGTGACGGGTGTGGTCGGACGGCTTAAAATTGAAAAACGACCGTTAATGCTTGTCAGAGCGACGGTAAATAAAAAAGAGGTCACCACCATTCTGCAAAATGCGGAAACCATCCGGCTGACCTCACCTGAAGGAGATCCGATATCGGTGGTTAAATTAAGTCCCGGTGATAAGGTGCTGGTAGCAGTTGAGAAAGGCGGGAGACATTTTGGCCATCAGATCGATGAAACCATAACGGAAAGGTAA
- a CDS encoding 2-amino-3,7-dideoxy-D-threo-hept-6-ulosonate synthase, with product MTILGKRIRMERIMNRNSGKTVIVPMDHGISVGPIDGLKDMKQAIQNVSQGGANAIVMHKGLVEEGHREEGRDIGLIIHLSASTCLSVYPNAKTLVCSVEEAVKLGADAVSIHVNLGNGDEKEMLNDFGKISYDARTWGMPLLAMIYPRGEKIKDEYDVQAIKHAARLGSEMGADIVKVSYTGSTETFHEVVAGCSVPVVIAGGPKMNSAKEILEMVKGSVIAGGAGVSIGRNVFQYKDPRVMVRAISCIVTEGGNVEDGLKILEDDQAVMHPNKHSMIT from the coding sequence ATGACCATTTTAGGCAAAAGGATTCGTATGGAACGAATTATGAACCGGAATTCGGGAAAAACGGTCATCGTTCCCATGGATCACGGAATATCGGTGGGCCCCATCGATGGGTTGAAGGACATGAAACAGGCAATTCAAAACGTCTCTCAGGGTGGCGCAAACGCCATCGTGATGCACAAGGGATTGGTTGAAGAGGGACATCGCGAGGAGGGCAGGGATATCGGGCTTATCATACACCTGTCCGCATCCACCTGTCTTTCGGTTTACCCCAATGCCAAAACTCTGGTTTGTTCGGTTGAAGAAGCGGTTAAACTTGGTGCCGATGCGGTATCCATACATGTAAACCTGGGAAACGGAGATGAAAAGGAAATGCTCAATGACTTTGGCAAGATCAGTTACGATGCGCGAACTTGGGGGATGCCGCTTCTTGCCATGATATATCCAAGGGGAGAGAAGATAAAGGACGAATATGACGTTCAGGCAATAAAACATGCCGCCCGGCTGGGCAGCGAGATGGGAGCGGATATTGTAAAGGTTTCCTACACCGGGTCCACGGAAACATTTCATGAGGTGGTAGCCGGATGCAGTGTCCCTGTGGTGATTGCAGGCGGTCCTAAAATGAATTCGGCAAAGGAAATACTTGAGATGGTGAAAGGAAGCGTCATCGCAGGTGGTGCCGGAGTATCCATAGGCCGCAATGTTTTTCAATATAAAGATCCCAGGGTCATGGTTCGGGCTATTTCATGTATTGTCACTGAAGGGGGTAATGTGGAAGACGGGTTGAAAATACTGGAAGACGATCAGGCGGTGATGCACCCCAATAAGCATAGCATGATAACATAA